One stretch of Microbacterium terrae DNA includes these proteins:
- the gatC gene encoding Asp-tRNA(Asn)/Glu-tRNA(Gln) amidotransferase subunit GatC: MSEITPDLVRHLGVLARIQLSAEEVERLTGQLDAIVDNIAKVSEVATPDVVATSHPIPMQNVFRPDVPGDMLTPAQVLQNAPDSADGRFRVTAILGEEQ; encoded by the coding sequence GTGTCTGAAATCACCCCTGATCTCGTGCGCCATCTCGGTGTGCTCGCCCGGATCCAGCTGAGCGCCGAGGAGGTCGAGCGCCTCACCGGGCAGCTCGACGCGATCGTCGACAACATCGCCAAGGTCTCCGAGGTCGCCACTCCCGACGTCGTCGCCACCAGCCACCCGATCCCCATGCAGAACGTGTTCCGCCCCGACGTGCCCGGCGACATGCTGACGCCCGCCCAGGTGCTGCAGAACGCGCCGGACTCGGCTGACGGCCGGTTCCGTGTGACGGCGATCCTCGGTGAAGAGCAGTAA
- a CDS encoding maltotransferase domain-containing protein: MAKPTPSVPWGTHRPKAFATEVVPFGVTAFREGHDLIGVQVRLFSPSGDESLHRLTPLLDGFDRWEAQIALLAEGVWRFRFESFGDDFATWEHAASLKIAAGVDTPLMRRMGAELFDRAIAEKSRPVAQRRALEAAAAALRDDAASDTAALAIVHDPAIAAIFDARPLMSLVSIGPEAELLVERERAGVGAWYEFFPRSEGAKRLRDGTVKSGTFRTAIKRLPGVAGMGFDVLYLPPIHPIGTLNRKGPNNTLDAGPADPGSPWAIGSAAGGHDTVHPDLGTLADFRAFVRAARAEGIEVALDLALQAAPDHPWVTEHPEWFTTLPDGTIAYAENPPKKYQDIYPINFDNDPAGILAEVMRVVRHWIAQGVRIFRVDNPHTKPLQFWEQLIRTVTAEHPDVVFLAEAFTRPAPLQSLASAGFQQSYTYFTWRNTKEQLEEFLTGLAGETADFLRPNLFVNTPDILTEYLQFGGRAAYVIRAAIAATAAPVYGVYAGYELFENVARPGSEENIDNEKYEYKFRDWAGAEASGDSLAPFLRRLNEIRRAHPALRQLRNLSVHWSDDDAILVYAKRIEAELSPTGAADTIIVVVNTDPHSVRETTVHLDTRVWGVEPGDVFEVEDLVTGARWTWSDHNYVRLDAFSEPVHILHVKEPR; the protein is encoded by the coding sequence ATGGCGAAGCCCACCCCGTCCGTCCCCTGGGGGACGCACCGGCCGAAGGCGTTCGCCACCGAGGTCGTCCCGTTCGGCGTCACCGCGTTCCGCGAGGGTCACGACCTCATCGGCGTGCAGGTGCGGCTGTTCAGCCCCTCGGGCGACGAATCCCTCCACCGCCTCACTCCGCTCCTCGACGGGTTCGACCGGTGGGAGGCGCAGATCGCGCTCCTGGCCGAAGGCGTGTGGCGATTCCGCTTCGAATCGTTCGGCGACGACTTCGCCACCTGGGAGCACGCGGCGTCGCTCAAGATCGCGGCCGGCGTCGACACGCCGCTCATGCGGCGGATGGGCGCCGAGCTGTTCGACCGCGCGATCGCCGAGAAGTCGCGACCGGTGGCTCAGCGGCGCGCGCTCGAGGCTGCCGCCGCGGCCCTCCGCGACGACGCCGCCTCCGACACCGCCGCCCTCGCGATCGTGCACGACCCCGCCATCGCCGCGATCTTCGACGCTCGTCCGCTGATGTCGCTCGTGTCGATCGGTCCGGAGGCGGAGCTGCTGGTCGAACGCGAACGCGCCGGCGTCGGCGCCTGGTACGAGTTCTTCCCCCGCTCCGAGGGAGCGAAGCGTCTTCGCGACGGCACGGTCAAGAGCGGCACCTTCCGCACCGCGATCAAGCGCCTCCCCGGTGTCGCGGGCATGGGGTTCGACGTGCTCTACCTGCCGCCGATCCACCCCATCGGCACGCTCAACCGCAAGGGCCCGAACAACACCCTCGACGCGGGGCCCGCCGACCCGGGGTCGCCGTGGGCGATCGGCTCCGCCGCGGGCGGCCACGACACGGTGCATCCCGACCTCGGCACCCTCGCCGACTTCCGCGCCTTCGTGCGGGCGGCTCGGGCGGAGGGCATCGAGGTCGCCCTCGACCTCGCCCTGCAGGCGGCTCCCGACCACCCGTGGGTGACCGAGCATCCGGAGTGGTTCACGACGCTCCCCGACGGCACGATCGCGTACGCCGAGAACCCGCCGAAGAAGTACCAGGACATCTACCCGATCAACTTCGACAACGACCCGGCGGGCATCCTCGCCGAGGTGATGCGCGTCGTGCGCCACTGGATCGCGCAGGGGGTGCGCATCTTCCGCGTCGACAACCCCCACACCAAGCCGCTGCAGTTCTGGGAGCAGCTGATCCGCACGGTGACCGCCGAGCACCCCGACGTGGTCTTCCTCGCTGAGGCGTTCACGCGCCCGGCACCGCTGCAGAGTCTCGCCTCCGCGGGCTTCCAGCAGAGCTACACCTACTTCACGTGGCGCAACACCAAGGAGCAGCTCGAGGAGTTCCTCACCGGGCTTGCAGGCGAGACGGCGGACTTCCTGCGCCCGAACCTCTTCGTCAACACCCCCGACATCCTCACCGAGTACCTGCAGTTCGGCGGCCGCGCCGCCTACGTCATCCGCGCGGCCATCGCCGCCACCGCGGCACCGGTCTACGGCGTCTACGCCGGATACGAGCTGTTCGAGAACGTCGCCCGGCCGGGATCCGAAGAAAACATCGACAACGAGAAGTACGAGTACAAGTTCCGCGACTGGGCCGGCGCCGAGGCATCCGGCGACTCGCTCGCGCCCTTCCTGCGGCGCCTCAACGAGATCCGCCGCGCCCACCCGGCACTGCGGCAGCTGCGCAACCTCTCGGTGCACTGGAGCGACGACGACGCGATCCTCGTCTACGCCAAGCGCATCGAAGCCGAGCTGTCTCCGACGGGGGCTGCCGACACGATCATCGTCGTCGTGAACACCGACCCGCACTCGGTGCGCGAGACCACGGTGCACCTCGACACCCGCGTCTGGGGTGTCGAACCCGGAGACGTCTTCGAGGTCGAGGACCTCGTCACCGGAGCACGCTGGACCTGGTCCGACCACAACTACGTCCGACTCGACGCGTTCAGCGAGCCGGTGCACATCCTGCACGTGAAGGAGCCCCGATGA
- a CDS encoding long-chain-fatty-acid--CoA ligase, with the protein MTTYDPPRPWIASYAEGVPDDLAPVTGSLVDIVAASARDYPDAPALQFFGRETTYRAMQEQIDRAAAGLRAQGVKAGDPVAIVLPNCPQHIIAFYAILRLGAVVIEHNPLYTPRELRKQFEDHGAKHAIVWTKVVKSVQEFPVDLQVSSLISVDVIQAMPLATRLALKLPIAKARESREALYERVSGTVSWETIVGSAPLPASHPAPGTDDVALIQYTSGTTGTPKGATLTHRNLLANAAQAQAWVPSIVRGDGCVVYAVLPMFHAYGLTLCLTFAMSMGARLVLFPRFDPDMVLAVTKKHPATFLPLVPPIADRLLKAAREQGVSLAGTQVAISGAMALPHELVVPFEEASGGFLVEGYGLSECSPVLMANPVADNRVPGTVGLPLPGTECRVVDPDNPTEDVPAGERGELIVRGPQVFSGYYGKPEETEAVFVDGWFRTGDIVQIDEQGFIRIVDRIKELIITGGFNVAPTEVENALRQHPLVEDAAVVGLPSDHSGEEVAAAIVVSGGADVDVEAVREFVRGILTPYKVPRRIFVVDELPKSLIGKVLRRQVRDRLLALTTGA; encoded by the coding sequence GTGACGACCTACGACCCGCCTCGCCCCTGGATCGCCAGTTACGCCGAGGGTGTGCCCGACGACCTCGCTCCCGTGACCGGGTCCCTGGTCGACATCGTCGCGGCGTCGGCCCGCGACTACCCCGATGCGCCGGCCCTGCAGTTCTTCGGCCGCGAGACCACGTACCGGGCCATGCAGGAGCAGATCGACCGGGCCGCCGCCGGTCTGCGCGCTCAGGGCGTCAAGGCCGGCGACCCGGTGGCCATCGTGCTGCCCAACTGCCCGCAGCACATCATCGCGTTCTACGCGATCCTCCGGCTCGGTGCCGTCGTCATCGAGCACAACCCGCTCTACACCCCTCGCGAGCTCCGCAAGCAGTTCGAGGACCACGGTGCGAAGCACGCCATCGTGTGGACGAAGGTCGTGAAGAGCGTCCAGGAGTTCCCAGTCGACCTGCAGGTGAGCTCGCTCATCTCGGTCGATGTGATCCAGGCGATGCCGCTCGCGACCCGCCTCGCGCTCAAGCTCCCGATCGCGAAGGCGCGAGAGTCGCGGGAGGCGCTGTACGAGCGCGTGAGCGGCACCGTGTCGTGGGAGACGATCGTCGGCTCCGCACCGCTCCCCGCGTCGCACCCGGCGCCGGGCACCGACGACGTCGCCCTCATCCAGTACACGAGCGGCACGACGGGCACCCCCAAGGGCGCGACACTCACCCACCGCAACCTGCTCGCGAACGCGGCGCAGGCGCAGGCGTGGGTGCCGTCGATCGTGCGGGGAGACGGATGCGTCGTCTACGCGGTGCTCCCCATGTTCCACGCGTACGGGCTGACGCTGTGCCTCACCTTCGCGATGTCGATGGGTGCGCGCCTCGTGCTCTTCCCGCGGTTCGATCCCGACATGGTCCTCGCCGTCACGAAGAAGCATCCCGCCACCTTCCTGCCGCTCGTTCCGCCGATCGCCGACCGTCTGCTGAAGGCCGCGCGGGAGCAGGGTGTATCCCTCGCCGGCACGCAGGTGGCGATCTCCGGTGCGATGGCGCTCCCCCACGAACTCGTCGTGCCGTTCGAGGAGGCGTCGGGCGGGTTCCTCGTGGAGGGCTACGGCCTGAGCGAGTGCTCGCCCGTGCTGATGGCCAACCCCGTGGCCGACAACCGGGTGCCGGGAACGGTGGGACTCCCCCTGCCCGGAACCGAATGCCGCGTGGTCGACCCCGACAACCCCACCGAGGATGTGCCTGCGGGCGAGCGCGGCGAGCTGATCGTGCGCGGACCGCAGGTGTTCAGCGGCTACTACGGCAAGCCGGAGGAGACGGAGGCCGTCTTCGTCGACGGGTGGTTCCGCACCGGCGACATCGTGCAGATCGACGAGCAGGGCTTCATCCGCATCGTCGACCGCATCAAGGAGCTGATAATCACCGGCGGCTTCAACGTCGCCCCCACCGAGGTGGAGAACGCACTGCGTCAGCACCCGCTGGTGGAAGACGCCGCGGTCGTCGGGCTGCCGAGCGATCACTCCGGCGAAGAGGTCGCGGCGGCCATCGTCGTCTCGGGCGGGGCCGACGTGGATGTCGAGGCTGTGCGCGAGTTCGTGCGCGGCATCCTGACCCCGTACAAGGTGCCGCGGCGGATCTTCGTCGTCGACGAGCTGCCGAAGTCGCTCATCGGCAAGGTGCTCCGCCGTCAGGTGCGCGACCGGCTTCTCGCGCTCACGACGGGCGCGTGA
- a CDS encoding cysteine desulfurase family protein, producing the protein MAVYLDHAATEPLRSQARDAWLEASVAVGNASSIHGFGQAARRLLEEARERVAAVLSCDPIEVVFTSGGTESVNLALRGLWTSRAADATAIVLPDGEHHATLDTVEALRTQDAAQVRPVALDSLGRIRPDAFARELPGAALATALVASNEVGTISDAAALARTAAEADVPLHLDAVAAFGHIDVDFRSWRGAASGTTGLVALSVSAHKVGGPVGVGALVAARTAAIAPLFHGGGQQRGIRPGTQDIPGAVAFAAAAEAAVSERAEEAARLSALRDRLVGTILATVPEARLLGDPVDRLPGNSHLLFPGASGETLLFLLDQAGVAVSTGSACQAGIPEPSHVVTAMGFSPDEARQVLRLTLGRTTTDADVDVAVAAFPAAVERARAASGLSSGARS; encoded by the coding sequence ATGGCGGTCTATCTGGATCATGCGGCCACCGAGCCGCTGCGCTCCCAGGCGCGTGATGCGTGGCTGGAGGCATCGGTCGCGGTCGGGAACGCCTCGTCGATCCACGGCTTCGGTCAGGCGGCGAGGCGGCTGCTCGAGGAGGCGCGCGAGCGCGTCGCCGCCGTGCTGTCGTGCGATCCGATCGAGGTGGTGTTCACGTCGGGCGGCACCGAGTCGGTGAACCTCGCACTCCGGGGTCTGTGGACGAGCCGCGCCGCGGACGCGACCGCGATCGTGCTCCCCGACGGTGAGCACCACGCGACGCTCGACACGGTCGAGGCGCTGCGCACGCAGGACGCTGCGCAGGTGCGCCCGGTCGCGCTCGACAGCCTCGGCAGGATCCGGCCCGACGCCTTCGCACGCGAACTGCCGGGTGCGGCGCTCGCGACAGCACTCGTCGCGTCGAACGAGGTGGGGACGATCTCGGATGCCGCGGCCCTCGCCCGCACGGCGGCCGAGGCGGATGTACCGCTCCACCTCGACGCGGTGGCCGCGTTCGGCCACATCGACGTGGACTTCCGCTCCTGGCGCGGCGCCGCGAGCGGCACGACGGGCCTGGTCGCGTTGAGCGTGTCGGCGCACAAGGTCGGCGGTCCGGTGGGTGTCGGCGCGCTCGTCGCGGCGCGGACCGCGGCGATCGCGCCGCTGTTCCACGGCGGTGGGCAGCAGCGCGGAATCCGGCCGGGCACCCAGGACATCCCGGGGGCCGTGGCGTTCGCCGCGGCCGCCGAGGCGGCGGTGTCGGAGCGTGCCGAGGAGGCCGCGCGTCTGTCCGCGCTCCGCGACCGCCTCGTCGGCACCATCCTCGCGACCGTGCCGGAGGCCCGTCTCCTGGGCGACCCGGTGGACCGGCTTCCGGGGAACTCTCACCTGCTGTTCCCGGGCGCATCGGGTGAGACCCTGCTCTTCCTCCTCGATCAGGCCGGCGTCGCGGTCTCGACGGGATCGGCGTGCCAGGCCGGCATCCCCGAACCGTCGCACGTCGTGACCGCGATGGGGTTTAGCCCGGACGAGGCGCGGCAGGTGCTGCGGCTGACGCTCGGGCGAACCACCACCGACGCCGACGTCGACGTCGCGGTCGCCGCGTTCCCCGCGGCCGTCGAGCGGGCTCGCGCGGCATCCGGCCTCTCCTCAGGGGCCCGCTCGTAG
- the mnmA gene encoding tRNA 2-thiouridine(34) synthase MnmA: MRILAAMSGGVDSAVAAARAVEAGHDVVGVHLALSRAGGTLRTGSRGCCTIEDAMDARRASDRLGIPFYVWDFSERFRDDVIDDFIAEYRSGRTPNPCMRCNEKIKFAALLERALELGFDAVCTGHYAALVDGPDGRELHRASDAAKDQSYVLGVLTAEQLAHTYFPLGSTPSKAVVRAEAEARGLSVAQKPDSHDICFIPDGDTKGWLADKVGAATGDVVDRTGAVVGSHEGAHAFTVGQRRGLSLGVPAPDGKPRFVLEVRPVSNTVVVGPKEALATAEISGERFSWAGRPQSEGRFECEVQIRAHADPVPARAVFDDGVITVVPETPFDGVAPGQTAVLYDGTRVIGQFTIDRTVSAVPVAVAG, encoded by the coding sequence ATGCGGATCCTTGCGGCCATGAGTGGGGGAGTGGACTCCGCCGTCGCGGCTGCACGGGCCGTGGAGGCGGGGCACGACGTCGTCGGCGTCCACCTGGCGCTGTCGCGCGCGGGCGGGACCCTCCGCACCGGAAGCCGTGGCTGCTGCACGATCGAGGACGCCATGGACGCGCGACGGGCCTCCGACCGCCTCGGCATCCCGTTCTACGTCTGGGACTTCTCCGAGCGGTTCCGTGACGACGTCATCGACGACTTCATCGCCGAGTACCGCTCCGGCCGCACTCCGAACCCCTGCATGCGCTGCAACGAGAAGATCAAGTTCGCCGCCCTTCTGGAGCGCGCTCTCGAACTCGGCTTCGACGCGGTGTGCACGGGTCACTACGCTGCGCTGGTCGACGGTCCGGACGGGCGTGAGCTGCACCGCGCATCGGATGCCGCGAAGGACCAGTCGTACGTGCTCGGTGTGCTCACGGCCGAGCAGCTGGCGCACACGTACTTCCCGCTCGGGTCGACGCCCTCGAAGGCGGTCGTCCGCGCCGAGGCCGAGGCCCGCGGGCTGTCGGTCGCCCAGAAGCCCGACAGCCACGACATCTGCTTCATCCCCGACGGCGACACGAAGGGCTGGCTGGCCGACAAGGTCGGCGCCGCGACCGGCGATGTCGTGGACCGTACCGGCGCCGTGGTGGGCTCGCACGAGGGCGCGCACGCGTTCACGGTCGGGCAGCGCCGCGGGCTGTCGCTCGGCGTTCCCGCACCCGACGGGAAGCCGCGGTTCGTGCTCGAGGTGCGTCCGGTCTCCAACACTGTCGTGGTCGGACCCAAGGAGGCGCTCGCGACGGCCGAGATCTCGGGGGAGCGCTTCTCGTGGGCCGGCCGGCCGCAGTCCGAGGGGCGGTTCGAGTGCGAGGTGCAGATCCGCGCCCACGCAGACCCGGTACCCGCCCGCGCCGTGTTCGACGACGGCGTCATCACGGTGGTGCCCGAGACTCCGTTCGACGGTGTCGCCCCGGGCCAGACCGCCGTGCTCTACGACGGCACGCGCGTGATCGGGCAGTTCACGATCGACCGCACCGTCTCTGCCGTTCCCGTCGCCGTCGCCGGCTGA
- the ligA gene encoding NAD-dependent DNA ligase LigA — protein MSLDDARTEARELTERIVSARDAYYGRDAELVDDATYDGWMHRLEALERLHPELQGQDSPTQTVGAAENSMFAPVEHAERMLSLDNVFSPEELREWCVKTAASAGRPVRWLTELKIDGLAISLRYERGVLISAATRGDGRVGEDVTANAVRVTGIPQRLAGTGHPPIVEVRGEVFIPVAAFERLNALQATMRDRALDETRARSRSFDEAKARLSAERRFPSFANPRNAASGGLRQQLEKKDGLELEAGQARLDSLRLFVHGIGAWNEPPVASQSETYALLAEWGLPTSPYFRTADDIDGVLEFVAHYGEHRHDVEHEIDGVVVKVDELELHDELGATSRAPRWAIAYKYPPEQVNTKLLDIVVSVGRTGRATPFAVMAPARVAGSVVRQATLHNQDVVRAKGVLIGDTVVLRKAGDVIPEILGPVVELRDGTEREFVMPTGCPECGSPLAPAKEGDIDLRCPNTRACPAQVRGRVEHIGSRGALDIEVLGEVTAAALTQAEPPAQAPLETEAGLFSLSLEDIVPVSVIVRDAESGERKVDETTGEFIRRTPFQKLGPAQYPPGTEHLDAAERRRAGIRKDHREVLPSEQAVKLIAELEKAKTKELWRLLVALNIRHVGPVAARALAQWFGSLDAIRAADRDGLADVEGVGAIIADSLQDWFAVEWHREIVERWADAGVQWSTPGHPGPGAAAAAGGVLDGLTVVATGSLEGYTREGAQEAILSAGGKAASSVSKKTDFVAAGPGAGSKLAKAEELGIRILDAAQFRVLVEQGPDALGAG, from the coding sequence ATGAGCCTCGACGACGCGCGCACCGAGGCTCGCGAGCTGACCGAGCGCATCGTCTCGGCCCGCGACGCCTACTACGGGCGCGACGCGGAGCTCGTCGACGACGCGACCTACGACGGGTGGATGCACCGCCTCGAGGCGCTCGAGCGACTTCATCCCGAATTGCAGGGACAGGACTCGCCGACCCAGACCGTCGGGGCGGCCGAGAACTCGATGTTCGCACCCGTCGAGCACGCGGAGCGCATGCTCAGCCTCGACAACGTGTTCTCGCCGGAGGAGCTGCGCGAGTGGTGCGTGAAGACCGCCGCATCGGCCGGTCGACCGGTGCGGTGGCTCACTGAGCTGAAGATCGACGGGCTCGCCATCAGCCTCCGCTACGAGCGCGGCGTGCTCATCTCTGCCGCGACGCGCGGCGACGGCCGCGTCGGCGAAGACGTGACGGCGAACGCCGTGCGGGTCACCGGCATCCCGCAGCGTCTGGCGGGAACGGGGCATCCGCCGATCGTCGAGGTGCGCGGTGAGGTGTTCATCCCGGTCGCGGCGTTCGAGCGGCTCAACGCCCTGCAGGCCACGATGCGCGACCGGGCGCTCGACGAGACGCGCGCCCGCAGCCGCAGCTTCGACGAAGCCAAGGCCCGACTGAGCGCGGAGCGCCGGTTCCCGTCGTTCGCGAACCCGCGGAATGCGGCGAGCGGGGGCCTCCGCCAGCAGCTCGAGAAGAAGGACGGCCTCGAGCTCGAGGCGGGGCAGGCGCGACTCGACTCCCTCCGGCTCTTCGTGCACGGTATCGGGGCATGGAATGAACCGCCGGTCGCCTCGCAGAGCGAGACGTACGCACTCCTGGCCGAGTGGGGTCTGCCGACGAGCCCGTACTTCCGCACGGCCGACGACATCGACGGCGTACTCGAGTTCGTCGCGCACTACGGCGAGCACCGGCACGACGTCGAGCACGAGATCGACGGCGTCGTCGTCAAGGTCGACGAACTCGAGCTGCACGACGAGCTCGGGGCGACCAGCCGGGCGCCGCGGTGGGCGATCGCGTACAAATACCCTCCGGAGCAGGTCAACACGAAGCTGCTCGACATCGTCGTGTCCGTGGGCCGAACGGGTCGAGCGACTCCGTTCGCGGTGATGGCGCCCGCGCGGGTTGCCGGCAGCGTGGTGCGCCAGGCCACGCTCCACAATCAAGACGTCGTGCGCGCCAAGGGCGTGCTCATCGGCGACACCGTGGTGCTGCGCAAGGCGGGCGACGTCATCCCCGAGATCCTGGGCCCGGTCGTCGAACTGCGCGACGGGACCGAACGCGAGTTCGTCATGCCGACCGGCTGCCCCGAATGCGGTTCGCCGCTCGCCCCGGCGAAGGAGGGCGACATCGACCTGCGCTGCCCGAATACGAGGGCGTGCCCGGCGCAGGTGCGGGGCAGGGTGGAGCACATCGGCTCCCGCGGGGCGCTCGACATCGAGGTGCTCGGCGAGGTGACCGCGGCCGCGCTCACACAGGCCGAACCGCCGGCTCAGGCGCCGCTCGAGACCGAGGCGGGGCTCTTCTCGCTCTCGCTCGAAGACATCGTCCCCGTCTCGGTCATCGTCCGCGACGCCGAGAGCGGTGAGCGCAAGGTCGATGAGACCACCGGTGAATTCATCCGGCGCACGCCCTTCCAGAAGCTCGGCCCTGCCCAGTACCCGCCCGGCACCGAGCACCTCGACGCGGCGGAGCGCCGACGGGCGGGCATCCGAAAGGATCACCGCGAGGTGCTCCCCTCCGAGCAGGCGGTGAAGCTCATCGCCGAGCTCGAGAAGGCCAAGACGAAGGAGCTGTGGCGTCTGCTCGTCGCGCTCAACATCCGGCACGTCGGTCCGGTCGCGGCCCGCGCCCTCGCTCAGTGGTTCGGCTCGCTCGACGCGATCCGCGCGGCCGACCGCGACGGCCTCGCCGATGTCGAGGGCGTCGGCGCCATCATCGCCGACTCGCTCCAGGACTGGTTCGCCGTGGAGTGGCACCGCGAGATCGTCGAGCGATGGGCGGACGCCGGAGTGCAGTGGTCGACTCCGGGGCACCCCGGTCCGGGCGCGGCGGCGGCGGCCGGAGGCGTGCTCGACGGACTGACCGTCGTCGCGACGGGATCGCTCGAGGGCTACACCCGCGAGGGTGCGCAGGAGGCGATCCTCAGCGCCGGGGGCAAGGCGGCGTCGAGCGTCTCGAAGAAGACCGACTTCGTCGCAGCGGGTCCCGGAGCCGGCTCGAAGCTGGCGAAGGCGGAAGAGCTCGGCATCCGCATCCTCGATGCCGCGCAGTTCCGCGTGCTCGTGGAGCAGGGTCCGGACGCGCTCGGCGCCGGGTAG
- the glgX gene encoding glycogen debranching protein GlgX, translating into MPETASVTAPPAGLHRPELDRLGVTLGEGGGTLRVWSGAASSVELVVFDDTDLDWIIDTEPLTAVGGGVWSVTTPLLRAGVRYGIRVDGPHGPGNTFNQGSLLIEPYSRGLDRGGFSDWRSVVVDGSFDWGGVTKPRVAMDRTVLYEGHVKGLTKRHPKVPPALHGTYAGLAHPAMVEHLLGLGVTSIELLPVHAFVTEPRLLQHGLANYWGYNTLNFFTPHAPYATDEARQAGPEAVLREFKGMVKLLHEAGLEVILDVVYNHTSEEGIGGPRSSLRGIDNRAYYRQQDDGAYIDVTGCGNSVDTSQDAAARLVLDSLRYWANDVQIDGFRFDLAATLGRDESHSFTPEHPLLQAILDDPALADVKKIAEPWDVGMGGWQTGNFGDGWHEWNDRYRDRVRNFWLSDVDYARRASTSPVGVGGFATRLAGSSNTFSQERGPLASVNFVTAHDGFTLRDLVSYDVKHNLGNGEHNRDGADTNRSFNHGAEGATDDERILATRRKAMRNLLGTLLLSAGIPMLTAGDEFARTQRGNNNAYCHDSPLTWLSWEHAPWQEDIHAHVQTLLRLRRENPALRPIHFARLDEHTPSASVMEWYDEHGETMSIERWTDPTHRTLQYVAASTPENEEFNRILLMVHGNERPIAVTLPEIDGVTGFTSLWSSADEQPGAAHDVHAPGAVIELPGTSMHLFRAQ; encoded by the coding sequence ATGCCCGAGACCGCTTCCGTGACCGCGCCTCCGGCCGGTCTGCACCGTCCAGAACTCGACCGACTCGGGGTCACCCTCGGCGAAGGCGGCGGCACCCTGCGCGTGTGGTCCGGCGCCGCATCGTCGGTCGAGCTGGTGGTCTTCGACGACACCGACCTGGACTGGATCATCGACACCGAGCCCCTCACCGCCGTGGGCGGCGGCGTATGGTCGGTCACCACCCCGCTGCTTCGCGCGGGCGTGCGCTACGGCATCCGCGTCGACGGACCGCATGGCCCCGGGAACACCTTCAACCAGGGTTCGCTACTCATCGAGCCGTACTCGCGCGGCCTCGACCGGGGCGGCTTCTCGGACTGGCGGTCTGTCGTCGTCGACGGGTCGTTCGACTGGGGCGGCGTCACCAAGCCGCGCGTCGCGATGGATCGGACCGTGCTGTACGAGGGCCACGTCAAGGGCCTGACCAAGCGCCACCCGAAAGTGCCGCCCGCCCTGCACGGCACCTACGCCGGGCTCGCGCACCCCGCGATGGTCGAGCACCTGCTGGGACTCGGCGTCACGAGCATCGAGCTGCTCCCCGTGCACGCCTTCGTCACCGAACCGCGCCTCCTCCAGCACGGCCTGGCGAACTACTGGGGCTACAACACCCTGAACTTCTTCACCCCGCACGCGCCGTACGCCACCGACGAAGCGCGCCAGGCCGGCCCCGAGGCCGTGCTGCGCGAGTTCAAGGGAATGGTGAAGCTGCTGCACGAGGCCGGTCTCGAGGTCATCCTCGACGTCGTCTACAACCACACCTCCGAGGAGGGCATCGGCGGACCGCGGTCGAGCCTGCGCGGCATCGACAACCGCGCGTACTACCGCCAGCAGGACGACGGCGCCTACATCGACGTGACCGGATGCGGCAACTCCGTCGACACATCTCAGGATGCCGCGGCCCGGCTGGTGCTCGATTCGCTGCGCTACTGGGCGAACGACGTCCAGATCGACGGCTTCCGATTCGATCTTGCCGCCACGCTCGGCCGTGACGAGTCGCACAGCTTCACCCCGGAGCATCCTCTGCTGCAGGCGATCCTCGACGACCCGGCCCTCGCCGACGTCAAGAAGATCGCCGAGCCGTGGGACGTCGGCATGGGCGGATGGCAGACCGGCAACTTCGGCGACGGCTGGCACGAGTGGAACGACCGCTATCGCGACCGCGTGCGCAACTTCTGGCTCAGCGACGTCGACTACGCCCGGCGCGCCTCGACGTCGCCCGTCGGCGTCGGCGGGTTCGCTACCCGCCTCGCCGGGTCGTCGAACACCTTCAGCCAGGAGCGCGGTCCGCTGGCGAGCGTCAACTTCGTCACGGCGCACGACGGCTTCACGCTGCGCGACCTCGTCTCGTACGACGTCAAGCACAACCTGGGCAACGGCGAGCACAACCGCGACGGCGCCGACACGAACCGGTCGTTCAACCACGGGGCCGAGGGTGCGACCGACGACGAGCGCATCCTCGCGACGCGCCGCAAGGCGATGCGCAACCTCCTCGGCACGCTGCTCCTGTCGGCGGGCATCCCCATGCTCACGGCAGGCGACGAGTTCGCACGCACCCAGCGCGGCAACAACAACGCGTACTGCCACGACTCGCCTCTCACCTGGCTCTCCTGGGAGCACGCACCGTGGCAGGAGGACATCCACGCGCACGTCCAGACGCTGCTGCGCCTCCGACGCGAGAACCCGGCACTGCGTCCCATCCACTTCGCGCGCCTGGACGAGCACACGCCGTCCGCCTCGGTCATGGAGTGGTACGACGAGCACGGCGAGACGATGTCGATCGAGCGCTGGACCGATCCCACACACCGCACGCTGCAGTACGTGGCGGCATCGACGCCGGAGAACGAGGAGTTCAACCGCATCCTGCTCATGGTCCACGGGAACGAACGGCCGATCGCGGTCACGCTCCCCGAGATCGACGGCGTCACCGGCTTCACCTCGCTGTGGTCGAGCGCCGACGAGCAGCCCGGAGCCGCTCACGATGTGCATGCACCCGGCGCCGTGATCGAGCTGCCCGGAACATCGATGCATCTGTTCCGCGCCCAGTGA